In the Kwoniella shivajii chromosome 2, complete sequence genome, one interval contains:
- a CDS encoding ribosomal protein S12, whose protein sequence is MYSTRSLLALTASFSRLAVRPQIPLASSSRSVLPSIPVVSREMRGFASSSKCEATIQQVLRGARKSTKRKSTVPLLDNCFQKKAVCAKVYTTKPRKPNSAVRKVARVKLSNGTMTTAYIPGEGHNLQEHSVVLVRGGGAKDLPGVRYKIIRGALDLNGVAGRISARSKFGVKKAKK, encoded by the exons ATGTATTCAACAAGATCACTGCTCGCGTTGACGGCGTCTTTCTCACGTCTTGCTGTGAGGCCTCAAATCCCCCTTgcttcctcatcaagatcagttTTACCCTCCATTCCTGTGGTCTCGAGGGAGATGAGAGGgttcgcttcttcttccaagtGTGAAGCTACTATTCAACAGG TACTGAGAGGAGCACGTAAATCCACGAAAAGAAAATCGACAGTACCATTACTAGATAATTGTTTCCAGAAAAAAGCAGTTTGCGCAAAAGTGTACACTACAAAACCACGTAAACCGAATTCAGCAGTTAGGAAAGTAGCTAGAGTAAAATTAAGTAATGGTACTATGACAACCGCTTATATACCTGGTGAAGGACATAACTTACAAGAACATAGTGTCGTTCTAGttagaggtggtggtgctaAAGATTTACCTGGTGTGAGG TACAAGATCATCAGAGGCGCTCTTGATCTGAATGGTGTAGCAGGCAGAATCTCAGCTAGATCAAAATTCGGTG TCAAGAAGGCTAAGAAGTAG